Within the Pseudomonas mendocina genome, the region TGGGCCGTGCGTATTCACATCAAGCCCTTCGTGCGCTGGATCTGGCTCGGCGGTCTGCTGATGGCCTTCGGTGGCTTCCTTGCCGCGGCCGACAAGCGCTACCGGATCAAGGTCCGCACCCGCGTGCGCGACGCCCTGGGCTTGCAGGAGGCCAGCGCATGAGACGTCTTCTCCTGCTGTTGCCGCTGCTGGCATTCCTGGCGATTGCCGTATTTCTCTACCGTGGCTTGTTCCTCGACCCCTCCGAGCTGCCCTCGGCGCTGATTGGCAAGCCGTTCCCGGCTTTCAGCCTGCCGGCGCTGGACAACCCCGAGCGCACCCTGGGCGTTGACGATCTCAAGGGCAAGCCCGCGCTGGTCAACGTCTGGGCCACCTGGTGCCCGGCCTGCCGCCACGAGCACCCGGTGTTGAACAAGCTGGCCGAGGCAGGTGTGGTGATCCACGGCATCAACTACAAGGATCAGCGCGAGCCGGCGCAGAAGTGGCTGCGTGACCTGCACAATCCCTATCAGCTCAATATCGAAGATGCCAAGGGCAGCCTGGGCCTGGACCTGGGAGTGTATGGTGCACCGGAGACCTTCTTCATCGACGCCAAGGGCATCATTCGCCACAAGTACGTCGGTGCCATCGACGAGCGCATCTGGCGCGAAAAACTGGCGCCGATCTATCAGGAACTGGTCGACGAGGCCCAGCCATGAAGCGTTTGCTGATGTCCGCCGGTCTGGCGTTGGGCCTGTTGGCCAGCGCGCATGCCGCCATCGATACCTTCGAATTCGCCAACGAGGCCGAGCGTCAGCGCTATCGCAACCTGATCGAAGAGCTGCGCTGCCCGAAATGCCAGAACCAGAACATCGCCGACTCCGATGCGCCGATCGCCATGGACCTGCGTGGCGAAATCTATCGCATGCTCGAAGAGGGCAAGAGCAACGAGGAGATCATCGACTTTCTGGTTTCTCGTTATGGCGACTTCGTGCTCTACAAGCCACCGCTGACCAGCCGCACGCTGCTGCTCTGGTACGGCCCTGCCGGCCTGCTGCTGATTGGCTTCGGCGTGCTTGGGGTGATCGTCTTGCGCCGCCGTGGCCAGCAGAAGGATCGCTCCGCCGCTGGCCTCTCCCTTGATGAGCAGGCGCGCCTCGACGCGCTGCTCGCCCAAGCCTCTCAGGACAAGAAAGACCAATGATCGATTTCTGGTTGCCCGCCGGGCTGCTTTTGCTGACTGCCCTGGCGTTTCTGCTGATTCCGGTACTGCGCATTCGCAAGCTGCAGGCCGAAGAAGACCGTACCGCACTCAACGTCACCCTCTATCAGGAACGCCTGCAGGAGCTGGAAGCCCAGCGCCAGGCCGGTGTGCTCGATGATGCGCAGATGCAGGCCGGTCGTGCCGAAGCGGCGCGCGAGCTGCTCGACGATACCGAAGGCGTGCAGCGCCGCAGCGGTGTGCTCGGCGGCAAGATCCCGCTGGTCTCGGCGTTGCTGGTGCCGGTGCTCGGCGTGGCCCTGTACCTGCACTGGGGCGCGCTCGATCAGGTGGAGCAGACACGTCAGCTGGCGGCCATGCAGCCGCAGAGCATCGAGGAAATGACCGCGCGCCTGGAGCAGACCGTCAAGCAGCAGCCGGACTCCGCCGAAGGCTGGTACTTCCTTGGCCGTACCTATATGGCGCAGGAGCGTGCCGGCGACGCCGCCAAGGCCTTCGAGCGCGCCGTGGAGATCGCCGGGCGCGCCCCGGAACTGCTCGGTCAATGGGCGCAGGCGCTGTATTTCGCCGAAGGCAAACAGTGGAACGAGCAGTTGCAGGGGCTCACCGACGAGGCGTTGAAGACCGATCCGGAAGAGGTCACCAGCTTGGGCCTGCTGGGTATCGCCGCCTATGAAAGTCAGCGCTATGCTGATGCAGTGCGCTACTGGGAGCGTCTGGTCGCCGTGCTGCCGGAGCAGGACCCGTCCCGCGCGGCCATCGCCGGCGGCATCGAGCGCGCCCGGCAGCAGATGGGCGAGGGCGAGCAGAGCAGTGCTGCCGCCGAGCCGAGCGCCAAGGTGCATGCCCTCGAAGTCAGCGTGTCGTTGTCGCCCGAGGTGCAGCAGAACGTTCAGCCGGACGATGCCGTGTTCGTCTTCGCCCGCGCACTCAGCGGCCCGCCGATGCCCCTGGCGGCCAAGCGCCTGAAGGTCTCCGACCTACCGGTGCAGATCAGTCTCTCGGATGTGGATGCGATGATGCCGGAACTGAAAATTTCGCAATTCGACCAGGTGCAATTGGTGGCGCGGGTCTCCCGCGCTGGCAATGCTACCCAGGGTGAGTGGACGGGCCAGACCGGCCCGGTGGCCAATACCGCCCGCGGCGTACAGACGCTGTTGATCGACCGCCGCGACGGGCAGGCACAGTGAGGCGCCTGGCGTTGGTTTGCGCACTCGGACTTGGTCTGAGTGGCTGTGTACTGCAGCAGCCGAGTGCGCCAGGCGGCGATCTTCCGCCGGTGCAGCAGCCATCGCACCCGCGCTACGCACCGCCGCCTGGCGTGAAAAGCCATTGGAACCCGGCGTTGGGCGTCTATGTGGTCGAAGGTACGAGGGATCTCTATTACCGTGAGCGCATCTTCTACCGTTGGGACGGTGGCTGGAGCTGGTCGCCACAAGCCGGAGGCCCATGGAAGGATACCGACAGCTCGGGCATCCCACCGGGGTTGTACCGGCACTATCAATCTCGGTGAGGCATCTGCCTTGTCCTTCAACGGCGCCTTGGGCGCCGTTTTCCATTAATCCGTCAGCCTCTTCGGGATGCATCTCGGTTCACATGGCCGCATACTCCCTTGCCGCAATGATTGACTGCGCACTTCAGCATCTTGAAAGAGCAAGAACACTTCACCTGTATAACTAAGGGACAAGACATGAGTGATGGAGCACTTTTAACGGCTTTGGCACAAGCCATTCCGGGGTTCTCGAAGGAATCCATAACGGTGCCAGGAGTTGATGAACGGCAAGGCGATTACAAGCACATCTATTGGCTGGACGCGTTGTTGGGTGAACGTTATCTCTGTTATGTCGAATGGAAGGAATTTGATCCCTGGGGCGTTGATGGATTGAATGCCTTAGTGCCGGTTCAGCAGGCCGGCATTACCCTGTCCACCGACAGTCTTTATGACGAGCAGGGTTTTCCGGTTCAGGCAATCAGTCGTGAAGAGTTTATGTACGATGCCGGTGGCTTTTACCTACCGGTGTTACAGCAGCAATTGCAACAGGCCGGGTTGCAACTGCTGGAAGTCGGCATGCTGC harbors:
- the ccmI gene encoding c-type cytochrome biogenesis protein CcmI, coding for MIDFWLPAGLLLLTALAFLLIPVLRIRKLQAEEDRTALNVTLYQERLQELEAQRQAGVLDDAQMQAGRAEAARELLDDTEGVQRRSGVLGGKIPLVSALLVPVLGVALYLHWGALDQVEQTRQLAAMQPQSIEEMTARLEQTVKQQPDSAEGWYFLGRTYMAQERAGDAAKAFERAVEIAGRAPELLGQWAQALYFAEGKQWNEQLQGLTDEALKTDPEEVTSLGLLGIAAYESQRYADAVRYWERLVAVLPEQDPSRAAIAGGIERARQQMGEGEQSSAAAEPSAKVHALEVSVSLSPEVQQNVQPDDAVFVFARALSGPPMPLAAKRLKVSDLPVQISLSDVDAMMPELKISQFDQVQLVARVSRAGNATQGEWTGQTGPVANTARGVQTLLIDRRDGQAQ
- a CDS encoding DsbE family thiol:disulfide interchange protein, which encodes MRRLLLLLPLLAFLAIAVFLYRGLFLDPSELPSALIGKPFPAFSLPALDNPERTLGVDDLKGKPALVNVWATWCPACRHEHPVLNKLAEAGVVIHGINYKDQREPAQKWLRDLHNPYQLNIEDAKGSLGLDLGVYGAPETFFIDAKGIIRHKYVGAIDERIWREKLAPIYQELVDEAQP
- a CDS encoding cytochrome c-type biogenesis protein produces the protein MKRLLMSAGLALGLLASAHAAIDTFEFANEAERQRYRNLIEELRCPKCQNQNIADSDAPIAMDLRGEIYRMLEEGKSNEEIIDFLVSRYGDFVLYKPPLTSRTLLLWYGPAGLLLIGFGVLGVIVLRRRGQQKDRSAAGLSLDEQARLDALLAQASQDKKDQ